The following proteins are encoded in a genomic region of Campylobacter sp. MIT 12-8780:
- a CDS encoding ornithine carbamoyltransferase — protein sequence MKIALECKDIILENALRLFLREYLVMKKDCDFLVCDEKSNELKPQFIIAKSSSQLSVPFSKEQLLNALLEFHTALCELAEKKALEKKKALEEKIEHIASEFRKSYQNEIDRAIDALKTKLLSALDE from the coding sequence ATGAAAATAGCTCTAGAATGCAAAGATATTATCCTTGAAAATGCCTTAAGACTCTTTTTAAGAGAATATTTGGTGATGAAAAAGGATTGCGATTTTTTGGTGTGTGATGAAAAAAGCAATGAACTCAAGCCACAATTCATCATCGCCAAGTCCTCAAGCCAACTTAGCGTGCCTTTTAGCAAGGAACAGCTTTTAAATGCCTTACTTGAATTTCATACCGCACTTTGCGAGCTTGCTGAAAAAAAAGCTTTGGAGAAGAAAAAAGCTCTAGAAGAAAAGATAGAGCATATCGCAAGTGAGTTTAGAAAGAGTTATCAAAACGAGATTGACAGGGCTATTGACGCCTTAAAAACTAAGCTTCTTAGCGCCCTTGATGAATAA
- a CDS encoding RsmD family RNA methyltransferase, with protein MNKNASNKKLFTLIQSGKFKGKKLILPSLKTTRSTKSIVKDCVFNVLQNQLNNRIFIEAFGGSAVMAASALSHYALKAYAIEKDAKAYEIALLNAKSIDENTLFVHKADSFVFLPHLLETLQDEVIIYLDPPFDIRAGFEDIYEKIINLILNLHSKNIVYIIIEHHCKILFDKNLGEFKQIKHKKFGNTSLSFYAHKSLASL; from the coding sequence ATGAATAAAAACGCGTCTAATAAAAAACTTTTTACCCTCATACAAAGTGGTAAATTTAAAGGCAAAAAGCTCATTTTACCAAGTTTAAAGACAACAAGAAGCACAAAAAGTATAGTCAAAGACTGCGTTTTCAATGTCTTGCAAAATCAACTCAACAATAGAATTTTCATAGAAGCTTTTGGTGGAAGCGCTGTAATGGCTGCGAGCGCTTTAAGCCATTATGCTTTAAAAGCTTATGCTATAGAAAAAGACGCTAAAGCTTATGAGATAGCTCTTTTAAACGCAAAGAGTATTGATGAAAATACGCTTTTTGTGCATAAAGCAGATAGCTTTGTATTTTTGCCACACTTGCTTGAAACGCTTCAAGATGAAGTTATCATTTATCTTGATCCGCCTTTTGATATACGAGCTGGTTTTGAGGATATTTATGAAAAAATTATCAATTTGATCTTAAATTTGCATAGTAAAAATATAGTTTATATCATCATCGAACACCACTGCAAAATATTATTTGATAAAAATTTAGGTGAATTCAAGCAAATCAAACATAAAAAATTTGGCAACACAAGTTTGAGTTTTTATGCTCATAAAAGTTTAGCTTCTCTTTGA
- the xseA gene encoding exodeoxyribonuclease VII large subunit yields MKVSELNLKAKSLLEAHFENISLSGEVSKITFHGSGHWYFDLKDEKSSIACAMFKGFNSRLDFKPKVGDFLELNGFVSLYAESGRYQFIAKDMKNSGFGDLEAQFLALKEKLEKEGLFEIIHKKPLPNFPSKIALITSLTSAALQDMLKLINQKGYFLAQIYIFNALTQGSIAPNSLIRALQRADEYGFDLIIIARGGGSREDLFCFNDEGLARAIFHAKTPIISAIGHEIDYVISDFVADFRAPTPSAAIDLIFMSKNELEQKLDELEFALKTCLKNKIHNADFSLLSLERLFKAKSLHTIIEDKIKQIEFLQKQLNSLIRNKLEHFKLKLMSLNNAFLQHEAFFQKSKDLVSIQKDGQKIRLEELSKDDIITLCSQDTQREAKLL; encoded by the coding sequence ATGAAAGTCAGCGAGCTTAACCTTAAAGCAAAAAGCTTGCTTGAGGCGCATTTTGAGAATATTAGCCTTAGTGGAGAAGTCTCTAAGATCACTTTTCATGGTTCAGGGCATTGGTATTTTGACTTAAAAGATGAAAAATCAAGTATAGCCTGCGCTATGTTTAAAGGCTTTAATTCAAGGCTTGATTTTAAGCCAAAAGTAGGGGATTTTTTAGAATTAAATGGCTTTGTGAGCTTATATGCTGAAAGTGGGCGGTATCAGTTTATCGCTAAGGATATGAAAAATTCAGGCTTTGGTGATTTAGAAGCGCAGTTTTTAGCTCTTAAAGAAAAGCTTGAAAAAGAAGGGTTGTTTGAAATAATCCACAAAAAACCCTTGCCAAATTTTCCCTCAAAAATCGCCCTTATCACTTCCTTAACCTCTGCTGCTTTGCAAGATATGCTTAAGCTTATCAACCAAAAAGGCTATTTTTTAGCCCAAATTTATATTTTCAATGCCCTTACTCAAGGAAGTATTGCGCCAAATTCTCTCATAAGAGCTTTGCAAAGGGCTGATGAGTATGGTTTTGATCTCATCATTATTGCAAGGGGTGGTGGAAGTAGGGAGGACTTGTTTTGTTTTAACGATGAGGGTTTAGCAAGAGCGATTTTTCACGCTAAAACACCTATTATATCGGCTATTGGACACGAGATTGATTATGTGATTAGTGATTTTGTGGCTGATTTTAGGGCTCCAACACCAAGTGCAGCGATTGATCTTATTTTTATGAGTAAAAATGAACTTGAGCAAAAGCTTGATGAGCTTGAGTTTGCTCTTAAAACTTGTTTGAAAAACAAAATTCATAATGCGGATTTTTCTTTGCTGAGTCTTGAAAGGCTTTTTAAAGCCAAATCTTTGCACACCATCATCGAGGACAAGATCAAACAAATCGAGTTTTTACAAAAACAACTCAACTCGCTTATACGCAACAAACTCGAGCATTTTAAACTCAAACTTATGAGTTTAAACAACGCTTTTTTGCAGCACGAAGCTTTTTTCCAAAAGAGCAAAGATCTTGTAAGTATCCAAAAAGATGGACAAAAAATTCGCCTTGAAGAACTTTCAAAAGATGATATTATCACACTTTGTTCTCAGGACACTCAAAGAGAAGCTAAACTTTTATGA
- the ubiE gene encoding bifunctional demethylmenaquinone methyltransferase/2-methoxy-6-polyprenyl-1,4-benzoquinol methylase UbiE, which produces MQKQEQIVEMFNQIAPSYDKANRILSFGVDISWRKKACERVLKCFDEHKKLKIVDVACGTGDMLEIWQAKAKELHKSISSLIGIDPSTSMLKIAKKRFSKLEFIEAKAQELPLKDKSANIISISYGIRNVVQRKEALKEFFRVLDKGGILLILEFTKREKGGLVAWIRDFYLKYILPKIGSFISKNSQAYEYLPHSIDAFLSKEELIKELEEAGFKMMYYESLSFGISSMFVAIKEK; this is translated from the coding sequence ATGCAAAAACAAGAACAAATCGTAGAAATGTTTAACCAAATTGCTCCAAGTTATGACAAAGCAAATAGAATTTTAAGTTTTGGAGTAGATATAAGCTGGCGAAAAAAGGCTTGTGAAAGAGTGCTTAAATGCTTTGATGAGCATAAAAAACTTAAAATCGTTGATGTGGCGTGCGGAACAGGCGATATGCTTGAAATTTGGCAGGCAAAGGCTAAAGAGTTACACAAATCCATCTCTTCTCTCATCGGTATAGATCCAAGCACTTCAATGCTTAAGATTGCTAAGAAACGCTTTTCAAAACTTGAATTTATCGAGGCAAAAGCCCAAGAACTTCCCCTTAAAGATAAAAGCGCAAATATTATCAGTATAAGTTATGGAATTCGCAATGTCGTGCAAAGAAAAGAGGCTTTAAAAGAGTTTTTTAGAGTGCTTGATAAGGGTGGGATTTTGTTGATTTTAGAATTTACAAAAAGAGAAAAAGGTGGGCTTGTCGCTTGGATAAGGGATTTTTATCTTAAATACATACTGCCAAAAATTGGTTCATTCATCAGCAAAAATTCTCAAGCCTATGAATACCTTCCCCATTCAATTGATGCGTTTTTAAGCAAGGAAGAGCTGATTAAAGAGCTTGAAGAAGCTGGTTTTAAGATGATGTATTATGAAAGTTTGAGTTTTGGTATAAGTTCAATGTTTGTTGCCATAAAAGAAAAATGA
- the perR gene encoding peroxide-responsive transcriptional repressor PerR — translation MELVQLLKNHDLKATPQRLCVLKILKRHEHPNIDELYKQVREEYPSISLATVYKNLNTLQEQGLVVEVNVPNQKTYYDIYEEPHIHLVCSRCGHIDDLNFKDTNLALYQEEIEKKIGNLIDHLSISARVDGCSKCRQR, via the coding sequence ATGGAACTTGTGCAACTCTTAAAAAATCACGATTTAAAAGCTACTCCACAAAGGCTTTGCGTGCTTAAAATCCTTAAACGCCACGAACACCCAAATATAGACGAACTTTATAAGCAAGTGCGCGAAGAATACCCATCAATCTCACTTGCCACCGTGTATAAAAATCTCAATACCTTACAAGAACAAGGTTTGGTTGTTGAAGTCAATGTGCCTAATCAAAAAACGTATTATGATATATACGAAGAGCCACACATTCACCTTGTTTGCTCAAGGTGTGGTCATATAGATGATCTTAATTTCAAAGACACAAATTTAGCCCTTTATCAAGAAGAGATAGAAAAAAAGATAGGCAATTTAATCGATCATTTAAGCATAAGTGCAAGGGTTGATGGTTGCTCTAAATGCCGCCAACGCTAA